In Cygnus olor isolate bCygOlo1 chromosome 12, bCygOlo1.pri.v2, whole genome shotgun sequence, one DNA window encodes the following:
- the COG4 gene encoding conserved oligomeric Golgi complex subunit 4 isoform X1 — protein sequence MAAGGAAGPCGLPVERLRALTELGELQAAYGRLCREEQAVQEELDALMEQQSVVENKMVALQRMGPNLQLIEGDAQQLAGMIAFTCSLAENVSSKVRQLDLAKNRLYQAIQRADDILDLKFCMDGVQTALRGEDYEQAAAHIHRYLSLDKSVIELSRQGKEGGIIDANLKLLQESEQRLKAIVTEKFDTAMKQGDLPQVERFFKIFPLLGLHEEGLSKFSEYLCKQVAKKAEENLQLVMGTDMSDRRAAVIFADTLTLLFEGIARVVETHQPIVETYYGPGRLYTLIKHLQGECDQQVEKVVEKFVKERDYHRQFQQVQNSMMRSSAEKIEPRELDPILTEVTLMNARSELYLRFIKRRITADFEVGDSMAPEEVKQEHQKQLDKLLNNCLLSCTMQELIGYYITMEQYFMRETVNKAVAMDSYEKGQLTSSMVDDVFYIVKKCIGRALSSSSIDCLCAMINHSTTELESDFREVLYNKLKQGFPATTFQDFQRGVTSAVNIMHSSLQQGKFDTKGIESTDEAKQSFLVTLNNVEVCSENITTLKKTLESDCAKLLSQGFGGEQAQAKMRAASPTWLPSPTSFRDLLQEGVNDLNNTAIKPQVKPWINLFLSISHSIEEEEFSEYGSE from the exons atggcggcgggcggcgcggcggggccctGCGGGCTGCCCGTGGAGCGGCTGCGGGCGCTGACGGAGCTGGGCGAGCTGCAGGCGGCCTACGGGAGGCTGTGCCGGGAGGAG CAAGCCGTGCAGGAAGAGCTGGACGCCCTCATGGAGCAGCAGAGCGTGGTGGAGAACAAGATGGTGGCGCTTCAGCGCATGGG CCCCAACCTGCAGCTCATCGAGGGGGACGCCCAGCAGCTGGCGGGGATGATCGCCTTCACCTGCAGCCTGGCCGAGAACGTCAGCAGCAAGGTCCGGCAGCTCGACCTGGCCAAG AACCGCCTCTACCAGGCCATCCAGAGAGCTGACGACATCCTGGACCTGAAGTTCTGCATGGACGGCGTGCAGACAGCCCTGCGGGGCGAAGATTAcgagcaagcagcagctcacaTCCATCGCTACCTGTCCCTGGACAAATCCGTCATCGAGCTCAGTCGTCAGGGCAAGGAAG GGGGCATAATCGATGCCAACCTGAAGCTCCTGCAGGAGTCGGAGCAGCGCCTGAAGGCGATTGTCACAGAGAAGTTTGACACGGCTATGAAGCAGGGAGACCTGCCCCAGGTGGAACGCTTCTTCAAGATCTTTCCCCTGCTGGGCTTACACGAGGAGGGGCTGAGCAAGTTCTCCGAGTACCTCTGCAAGCAG gtggccaagaaagcagaggagaacCTGCAGCTGGTGATGGGGACAGACATGAGCGACCGTCGAGCTGCTGTCATCTTTGCAGACACCCTGACGCTCCTCTTTGAAG GGATCGCTCGCGTCGTGGAGACCCACCAGCCCATCGTGGAGACCTACTACGGGCCAGGAAGGCTGTACACCCTCATCAAGCACCTGCAAGGAGagtgtgaccagcaggtggAGAAGGTGGTGGAGAAGTTCGTCAAGGAGAGGGACTACCACAGGCAG TTCCAGCAAGTTCAGAACAGCATGATGAGAAGTTCTGCAGAGAAGATTGAACCAAG GGAACTCGACCCGATTTTGACAGAGGTCACCCTGATGAACGCCCGCAGCGAGCTCTACTTGAGATTCATCAAGAGACGAATAACGGCAGACTTCGAGGTGGGAGACTCCATGGCCCCCGAGGAGGTGAAGCAAG AGCATCAGAAGCAGCTGGACAAGCTGCTCAACAACTGCCTGCTGAGCTGCACCATGCAGGAGCTCATCGGCTACTACATCACCATGGAGCAGTACTTCATGAGGGAGACCGTCAACAAG GCTGTGGCCATGGACAGCTACGAGAAGGGCCAGCTCACCTCCAGCATGGTGGACGACGTGTTTTACATAGTGAAGAAGTGCATCGGGAGGGCTCTGTCCAGCTCCAGCATAGACTGCCTCTGTGCCATGATCAACCACTCCACCACCGAGCTGGAGTCCGACTTCAG GGAGGTTCTGTACAACAAGCTGAAGCAGGGCTTTCCGGCCACGACCTTCCAGGACTTCCAGAGAGGGGTGACCAGCGCCGTGAACATCAtgcacagcagcctgcagcagggcaagTTCGATACCAAAGGCATCGAGAGCACCGACGAGGCCAAGCAGTCCTTTCTG gTGACCTTAAACAACGTGGAGGTCTGCAGCGAAAACATCACAACCCTGAAGAAAACGTTGGAG AGCGACTGCGCCAAGCTGCTCAGCCAAGGCTTCGGGGGTGAACAGGCGCAGGCCAAGATGAGAGCTGCCTCTCCGACATGGCTGCCGTCTCCAACAAGTTTCCGGGACCTGCTGCAG GAAGGCGTCAACGACCTGAACAACACGGCCATCAAGCCCCAGGTGAAGCCCTGGATCAAcctcttcctctccatctcCCACAGCATCGAGGAG GAGGAGTTCAGCGAGTATGGAAGCGAATGA
- the FCSK gene encoding LOW QUALITY PROTEIN: L-fucose kinase (The sequence of the model RefSeq protein was modified relative to this genomic sequence to represent the inferred CDS: inserted 11 bases in 10 codons; deleted 12 bases in 11 codons; substituted 1 base at 1 genomic stop codon): MAAGGGGGWAAVVLTCRRGGSVPALRRELELRRRRGALGPEPPLVAVLEDPWARLGSGGATLNAXLAAAERLSARAGGTVVTSDVLRDXRILVLHMGREFSFDDCGRAFTACPRRTPTPGXGPVCNLDSLLHTLTHRLCVGXPPGVWVCSTDMLLTVPSAPGIDWDGFRGVRVIAVPGSQXYARNHGVYLADEQGLVHDIIYRGTEAQIQQCAGPMAPSRWYVPRVCGVVFFSSDAAEQLLXTHVIPPLDACTYMGLDSGAPPIQLPFFDIVLSMAGGWEEEDFVKGGSDASARSXRSVLWASLRAFPLSMAPGSPQPAPDASYDYTASASDHIRSLTLLPGSASHLRFCKTAHSQADQPWLLEDGSSVTNSLLEGAVRLAAGSAIQHCHLQGPLEIXPGCLLSGLTAGSSPALQGCPLRDVVLQGHHVRLQDLSCRVFTLSGRLDDWQRPAEGSTYLNVPWAEFFHWTGVREGDLWDAETPRSSRCLLSARLFPVLHASEALGLEDVLWLLAPAAGPGGRLARCRAAWRMSWQELLPCLDKEAELGARRALFXLQGQRKVRRVLLGRQDGSLLPLMRSAVHEGYHEAVLGTLDEVASTADKRGCRSPGLACIADVLGCLAHGEGGLRSGPAANSQWASAFRRLESGDIAGGVRELAAERQKWMQDRTCCVRAARHYEGAEQILVRQAVMSSCQFVTVRPAELPPVGCWVQAVCPARLDLSGGWSDTPPVTYEHGGAVVDVAVLVDGCRPIGARVRRIXKPELRLVSLGGTPRGEAVAELVCRELEDLRDYCQPHAPGALLKAAFICTQIVQFPSQEPLRAQLMRNFGGGFEVHTWPSCPHGSASVLVREEGAGVCQHPGGAAMASLYRAAGKAASTESLFHAVLHLEQRLTTGRGWQDQVGGWCPASRSGRSKAQLPLRVEVEEIRCPRASPHLGDHLLLVYTGKTRLARNPAPAWPPQDVVRNWYARLPSVVQNAHALVSNAEECARALRQGDLPLVGRCLDRYWQHRRSAWPPAASPLAVGRMMGALRPYVHGQCLAGAGGGGFLYVLTKAPRRRXALHQILAKTEGLGNFSIHSIEGDTGGVSVEVVGCELDGSAPLGEDVAV; encoded by the exons ggcggcggggggcggcggcggctgggcCGCGGTGGTGCTGACCTGCCGGCGCGGCGGCTCCGTGCCGGCCCTGCGGCGAG agctggagctgaggcGGCGCCGGGGGGCGCTgggcccggagccccccctCGTGGCGGTGCTGGAGGACCCCTGGGCCCGCCTGGGCAGCGGCGGAGCCACCCTCAACG TGCTGGCGGCCGCCGAGAGGCTGAGTGCCAGGGCGGGGGGCACG GTGGTGACCTCCGACGTCCTGAGGG GTCGGATCCTCGTGCTGCACATG gGCCGTGAATTCTCCTTCGATGACTGCGGCCGGGCCTTCACTGCCTGCCCGCGGAGGACCCCGACGCCTGGCTGAGGCCCGGTGTGCAACCTGGACAGCCTGCTGCACACCCTGACGCACCGG CTCTGCGTGG TCCCGCCCGGCGTGTGGGTGTGCAGCACCGACATGCTCCTCACCGTGCCCTCAGCACCAG GCATCGACTGGGACGGCTTCCGGGGCGTCCGAGTGATCGCCGTGCCCGGCAGCC GCTACGCCAGGAACCACGGGGTGTACCTTGCTGACGAGCAG GGGCTGGTGCACGACATCATCTACAGAGGCACGGAGGCCCAGATCCAGCAGTGTGCAGGGCCGATGGCGCCGTCCCGCTGGTACGTCCCTCGT GTCTGCGGCGTGGTTTTCTTCTCCTCGGACGCCGCcgagcagctcc gcacccaCGTCATCCCGCCCCTGGACGCCTGCACCTACATGGGGCTGGACTCGGGGGCACCGCCCATCCAG ctccctttcTTCGACATCGTGCTGAGCATGGCG ggggggtgggaggaggaggacttTGTGAAGGGCGGCAGCGACGCCAGCGCGAGGA GCCGCTCCGTGCTGTGGGCGTCCCTCCGCGCCTTCCCTCTCAGTATGG CCCCTGGCTCCCCGCAGCCTGCACCCGACGCGTCCTACGACTACACCGCGTCCGCGAGCGACCACATCCGCAGCCTGACGCTCCTGCCCGGCTCCGCCAGCCACCTCCGCTTCTGCAAGACAGCCCACTCCCAGGCCGAC cagccctggctcctgGAGGACGGCTCCTCGGTCACCAACAGCCTGCTGGAGGGAGCCGTGCGGCTGGCGGCCGGCAGCGCCATCCAGCACTGTCACCTCCAG GGCCCCCTGGAGA GGCCCGGCTGCCTCCTCTCGGGCCTCACGGCGGGCTCCTCGCCggccctgcagggctgcccccTGCGCGATGTCGTCCTCCAGGGCCACCACGTGCGGCTGCAGGACCTGTCCTGCCGCGTGTTCACGCTCAGCGGCCGCCTCGACGACTGGCAG AGACCCGCTGAAGGTTCCACCTACCTCAACGTGCCCTGGGCCGAGTTTTTCCATTGGACGGGCGTACG gGAAGGGGACCTTTGGGACGCCGAGACGCCGCGGAGCAGCCGCTGCCTGCTCAGCGCCCGGCTCTTCCCGGTGCTGCACGCCTCCGAggcgctggggctggaggacgtgctgtggctgctggccccggcggcggggcccggcgggcggcTGGCGCGCTGT CGGGCGGCCTGGCGCATgtcctggcaggagctgctgccctgcctggaCAAGGAGGCCGAGCTGGGCGCCCGCCGGGCCCTCT TCCTGCAGGGCCAGCGCAAGGTGCggcgggtgctgctggggcGCCAGGACGGCAGCCTCCTGCCGCTCATG CGCAGCGCCGTCCACGAGGGCTACCACGAG GCCGTGCTGGGCACGCTGGATGAGG TTGCCTCCACGGCCGACAAACGCGGGTGTCGCAGCCCGGGC CTCGCCTGCATTGCCGACGTGCTGGGCTGCCTGGCACACGGGGAGGGGGGCTTGCGCAGC GGCCCCGCGGCCAACAGCCAGTGGGCTTCGGCGTTCAGGCGCCTGGAGAGCGGGGACATCGCCGGCGGCGTGCGGGAGCTGGCAGCCGAGCGGCAGAAGTGGAT GCAGGACCGGACCTGCTGTGTGAGAGCGGCCCGGCACTACGAGGGGGCCGAGCAGATCCTCGTCCGGCAGGCGGTGATGTCCTCCTGCCAGTTCGTCACCGTGCGGCCGgcggagctgccgcccgtggggtgctgggtgcaggcGGTGTGTCCGGCCCGCCTCGACCTCTCCG ggggctggagcgACACC CCCCCGGTCACCTACGAGCACGGGGGGGCCGTGGTGGACGTGGCGGTGCTGGTGGATGGGTGCCGGCCCATCGGCGCCCGCGTGCGGCGCA CCAAGCCGGAGCTGCGCCTCGTCAGCCTCGGCGGCACGCCGCGGGGCGAGGCGGTGGCCGAGCTGGTGTGCCGGGAGCTGGAGGACTTGAGGGATTACTGCCAGCCGCACGCCCCAG gGGCCTTGCTCAAAGCTGCCTTCATCTGCACCCAGATCGTGCAGTTCCCCTCGCAGGAACCCCTGCGGGCCCAGCTGATGCGGAACTTCGGGGGCGGC TTTGAGGTGCACACCTGGCCAAGCTGCCCCCACGGCTCCGCCTCGGTACTGGTCCGCGAGGAGGGGGCTGGCGTCTGT cagcatcctggcgGAGCGGCGATGGCCTCGCTGTACCGGGCGGCCGGGAAGGCTGCGAGCACCGAGTCCCTGTTCCACGCCGTGCTGCACCTGGAGCAGAGGCTGACCACAGGtaggg GTTGGCAGGACCAGGTGGGCGGCTGGTGCCCGGCATCAAGATCGGGGCGGTCGAAGGCGCAGCTGCCGCTC cgggtggaggtggaggagatCCGGTGCCCGAGGGCTTCGCCGCACCTCGGCGATCACTTGCTGCTGGTGTACACGGGGAAGACTCGCCTGGCTCGCAACCCTGCTCCAG CCTGGCCTCCGCAGGACGTGGTGAGGAACTGGTACGCCCGGCTGCCCTCCGTCGTGCAGAACGCCCACGCGCTGGTGAGCAACGCCGAGGAGTGTGCCCGGGCCTTGAGGCAAG GTGACCTGCCGCTCGTCGGC CGGTGTCTGGACCGCTACTGGCAGCACAGAAGAAGCGCATGGCCCCCGGCTGCGAGCCCGCTGGCTGTCGGGCGC ATGATGGGCGCCCTCCGGCCCTACGTCCACGGGCAGTGCTtggccggggctggcggcggcggcttcCTCTACGTCCTCACCAAAGCCCCGCGGCGAAG AGCTTTGCACCAAATTCTGGCCAAAACCGAG gggcTGGGTAACTTCAGCATCCACAGCATCGAAGGGGACACGGGGGGTGTCTCGGTGGAGGTTGTGGGATGTGAGCTGGATGGCAGCGCTCCTCTGGGAGAGGACGTGGCTGTGTGA
- the COG4 gene encoding conserved oligomeric Golgi complex subunit 4 isoform X2 has translation MAAGGAAGPCGLPVERLRALTELGELQAAYGRLCREEQAVQEELDALMEQQSVVENKMVALQRMGPNLQLIEGDAQQLAGMIAFTCSLAENVSSKVRQLDLAKNRLYQAIQRADDILDLKFCMDGVQTALRGEDYEQAAAHIHRYLSLDKSVIELSRQGKEGGIIDANLKLLQESEQRLKAIVTEKFDTAMKQGDLPQVERFFKIFPLLGLHEEGLSKFSEYLCKQVAKKAEENLQLVMGTDMSDRRAAVIFADTLTLLFEGIARVVETHQPIVETYYGPGRLYTLIKHLQGECDQQVEKVVEKFVKERDYHRQFQQVQNSMMRSSAEKIEPRELDPILTEVTLMNARSELYLRFIKRRITADFEVGDSMAPEEVKQEHQKQLDKLLNNCLLSCTMQELIGYYITMEQYFMRETVNKAVAMDSYEKGQLTSSMVDDVFYIVKKCIGRALSSSSIDCLCAMINHSTTELESDFREVLYNKLKQGFPATTFQDFQRGVTSAVNIMHSSLQQGKFDTKGIESTDEAKQSFLALHRGGGRGSHLHLPLDERGSWPTLSAPSSSLIIES, from the exons atggcggcgggcggcgcggcggggccctGCGGGCTGCCCGTGGAGCGGCTGCGGGCGCTGACGGAGCTGGGCGAGCTGCAGGCGGCCTACGGGAGGCTGTGCCGGGAGGAG CAAGCCGTGCAGGAAGAGCTGGACGCCCTCATGGAGCAGCAGAGCGTGGTGGAGAACAAGATGGTGGCGCTTCAGCGCATGGG CCCCAACCTGCAGCTCATCGAGGGGGACGCCCAGCAGCTGGCGGGGATGATCGCCTTCACCTGCAGCCTGGCCGAGAACGTCAGCAGCAAGGTCCGGCAGCTCGACCTGGCCAAG AACCGCCTCTACCAGGCCATCCAGAGAGCTGACGACATCCTGGACCTGAAGTTCTGCATGGACGGCGTGCAGACAGCCCTGCGGGGCGAAGATTAcgagcaagcagcagctcacaTCCATCGCTACCTGTCCCTGGACAAATCCGTCATCGAGCTCAGTCGTCAGGGCAAGGAAG GGGGCATAATCGATGCCAACCTGAAGCTCCTGCAGGAGTCGGAGCAGCGCCTGAAGGCGATTGTCACAGAGAAGTTTGACACGGCTATGAAGCAGGGAGACCTGCCCCAGGTGGAACGCTTCTTCAAGATCTTTCCCCTGCTGGGCTTACACGAGGAGGGGCTGAGCAAGTTCTCCGAGTACCTCTGCAAGCAG gtggccaagaaagcagaggagaacCTGCAGCTGGTGATGGGGACAGACATGAGCGACCGTCGAGCTGCTGTCATCTTTGCAGACACCCTGACGCTCCTCTTTGAAG GGATCGCTCGCGTCGTGGAGACCCACCAGCCCATCGTGGAGACCTACTACGGGCCAGGAAGGCTGTACACCCTCATCAAGCACCTGCAAGGAGagtgtgaccagcaggtggAGAAGGTGGTGGAGAAGTTCGTCAAGGAGAGGGACTACCACAGGCAG TTCCAGCAAGTTCAGAACAGCATGATGAGAAGTTCTGCAGAGAAGATTGAACCAAG GGAACTCGACCCGATTTTGACAGAGGTCACCCTGATGAACGCCCGCAGCGAGCTCTACTTGAGATTCATCAAGAGACGAATAACGGCAGACTTCGAGGTGGGAGACTCCATGGCCCCCGAGGAGGTGAAGCAAG AGCATCAGAAGCAGCTGGACAAGCTGCTCAACAACTGCCTGCTGAGCTGCACCATGCAGGAGCTCATCGGCTACTACATCACCATGGAGCAGTACTTCATGAGGGAGACCGTCAACAAG GCTGTGGCCATGGACAGCTACGAGAAGGGCCAGCTCACCTCCAGCATGGTGGACGACGTGTTTTACATAGTGAAGAAGTGCATCGGGAGGGCTCTGTCCAGCTCCAGCATAGACTGCCTCTGTGCCATGATCAACCACTCCACCACCGAGCTGGAGTCCGACTTCAG GGAGGTTCTGTACAACAAGCTGAAGCAGGGCTTTCCGGCCACGACCTTCCAGGACTTCCAGAGAGGGGTGACCAGCGCCGTGAACATCAtgcacagcagcctgcagcagggcaagTTCGATACCAAAGGCATCGAGAGCACCGACGAGGCCAAGCAGTCCTTTCTG GCTCTGCACAGAGGTGGTGGGAGAGGCTCCCACCTGCACCTTCCCCTGGACGAGAGAGGTTCCTGGCCCACGCTCAGCGCTCCTTCATCCTCgcttatcatagaatcatag